The nucleotide window GATGAGGCCCGCCGTGAGGGAGACCTCCATCGTCCCCAGGAAGCCCTGGAACAGGAAGGCCCAGGTCGTGGGCCTCGCAAAGAAGGCCCAGAACTTGGGCGCGAGCTGTCCGGTGACGTAGAAGCGCCGGACGACGAGCGCCAGGAGCACCGCAAGGGCAACGGCCGCGGCGACGGTGGCCACAAGGATGCGACGTCGTGCCTTGGGACCGGGCTCCTCGTAGAGCACGTCCCTGATGGAGGCCTGCGCGCTCATCGGACTATCCTCACTTTCCTGTCCACCGCATTGCCGACGACGCCAATGGCGAAGGCCGAGGTCGCATACAGCAGCGCGGAGAGGGCAAAGGGCACGATGCCGCCGACCTCGCGGGTGTTGATGTAGCTCACAAGCCCCGTGAGCTCGGCAGGATTGAGTGGGACCTGCGAGCCCAGGGCCGTCGTCAGGAGCACCGCCACGAAGAGGTTGGTCATGGGCAGCACCGCAGAGCGCAGGGCCTGGGGAATGACGACCAGCCTGAGCATCGTGGGAAAGCTCATCCCCAGGGAGCGGGCGGCCTCGATCTGCCCGACGCCGATGGTGTTGATGCCGCTCATGAAGTTCTCCGACCCAAACGATGACGCCACGAGGACCACGGTGATGATCACGCAGAGGCGGTAGTCCAGGACGACCTTGAGGTTGGGGAGCGCGTAGACCAGGATGACCAGCAGCGAGATGCCCGGGATGTTGCGGAAGATCTGCACGTAGAGGTCTCCCGCCATGCGCAGGGGCCTGACGGGCGAGACGCGCATGACGGTAACCGCCAGGGCAAGCAGCATGCAACAGGCGAACGAGACGAGCGTCATGGACCAGGTGTTGAGAAAAGCCTGGACGTACAGGTCTCCGTAGCTCGTCAGTAACTCCGAGAAGCTCATGGCCCCTCCTTGCTTCACGCGGGGAGGCCCTCGGTGCTCTTGCGCACGGAGGGCCTCCGACTTGGTGACTCCTGGCCGACGCTAGGCCCCGATCGCGGGAGGCTTGGGGACGCTGGCGACGGCGGTGCGGTCACCGATGCAGACCTTCCACAGCTTCCCCCAGGTGCCGTCATCCTCGATGGCCTTGAGCCACGCGTTGACGAAGGCAACGCCGTCGGAGTCAAGCGGCAACCCGATGCCATAGGCGTCGGTGGGGCCAAAGGCCTCGCCGGCGAGGCGGTACTTGCCGGGGTTCTTGGCGATGGAGCTCAGCTGCATGGTGACGTCGATGACGTAGGCGTCCACGCGGCCCTGCTCGAGGGCGGTGCGCGCCTCCTCGTCCGTGGTGAACTCCTGGGTCACGGCCTTGGGCGCAAGCTCGGCGACGATCTGGGGGCCGGTGGAGCCGGACTGGACGGCGACGTTCTTGTCGGCCAGGTCATCGACGGAGTTGATGTCACTGTTGGAGGCAGCCACGAGGATGCCCTGCTGGGAGGTGTAGTACGGACCGGCGAAGGAGATGGCCTTCTTGCGGTCGTCCGTGATGGAGTAGGTCGCGAAGACCGCGTCCACCTGGTCGTTCTGCAGGACGGACTCACGCGTGGACGAAGTGACCTGCGTGAAGTCGTACTTGGACTCGTCGCCGAGGATGTAGCGGACGAGCAGCTGCGCAAGGCCGGCATCGAAGCCGCGGAGCTTGCCGTCCGTCTCATCCAGCTGGGCAAAGAGCGTGGAGGTCTGGACGCCTCCCAAACGGAAGCTGCCGGCATCCTTGATCCTCTTGGCCCACGAGCTGGCCGAGACGGACGCATCGTCGGCAACGGCACCGGCAGCCAGCAGCGCGTCGAACGCGCTCGCATCGATGGCGCCCGTCTGCGACGACGCGTCGGTGGGCATGGAGTCGGTCGACGCAGCGTCATTGGTGCTGCAGCCTGCGATGCCCAGGCCGGCAGCGGTCGCGAAGCCCAGGCCGATGACCTGGCGGCGGTCAAGCATGATGTCACTGAGTGCCATGGTGCACCTCTCCCCTTGGCAGCCCTGCGATGGGCTGCCCTCGAATCTCCTGCTGGACGGTGTCCCACATCGTAGCCCCACGGCAGACCCAAAAAGCCGTTCATTTGAGACTAGCCCGCTATCGTGAGGGCCGATGACGGAGAAGGACACGCTGCTCGTCCGATTATGCCCATTCATGCAAGGGCTATACCTGCGGCAACCTACGTGCAACAAACGTGGGGGGCGCACACCCCGCATGGCCCCGCCACCCCGCGCGCCCGCACGCCCGAGGAGACCAATGCCGCGGTGAGGACTGCGCCGGCCACGTTGCGCCACCCCGCCCGCCCGGGAAGCGATAGCCCCCTGCCGGGGAACCCAGTGCCCAGACCCCTACGCCACGAGCCGCAGGCCGAAGTAGGCGATGGTCGCAATGCCCAGGGCTATGCGGTACCAGCCGAAGGGCTTGAAGTCATGCCGCCTGATATAGCCCATCAGAAAGCGGATGACCAGCAGGGAGACGAGGAAGGCCACGGCGCATCCCACCAAGAGTACCGCCGCCTCCTCCATCGTGAAGACGTTGCCCTTGAGGAAGTACTTCGCCAGGCGCAGGGCGCTGGCACCGAACATCACGGGAATGGCCAGGTAGAAGGTAAACTCCGCCGCAACGGTACGCGAGCAGCCCAGAAGCAGGCCGCCTATGATCGTGGACCCCGAGCGCGAGGTGCCGGGGACCATGGAGAGCACCTGGAAGCAGCCGATGCCGATGGCGGTCGGCCAGTCGATGTCCTCGGTGTCCTGGATGCGAGCGTCCCGGTCGGCGGGGGATGCCTTGGCATGGGACCCGTCCCCCTCCGGGGAGGGCGCCGCGAGGTGCTTGCCGCGAACGGATGGGGACCCCTCCCCCATGGACGAGGCGAGCTCGGCCTTGTGCTCGCGGCGGGTCTCGATGAGGATGAAGAGGACGCCATAGGCGATGAGGGCCGCAGCGACCACGAACGGGCTTCCCAGATGCTCCTCCATCCAGTTGTCGAGGGGGATGCCTATGGCGGCGGCGGGCAGGCAGGCGACGACGATCTTGGCCCAGAGCGCCCAGGTGGAGCGACGCGCGGCTGGCTCCTTGCGTCGCGAGAGGGGATTGAGCTCGCCAAAGAACATGACGCAGACCGCGAGGATGGCCCCCAGCTGGATGACGACGAGGAACATGTCCCAGAAGTCCGTGGAGGAACCGAGCCGCACGAACTCGTTGAGGAGCAGCATGTGGCCCGTCGATGAGACGGGAAGCCATTCGGTAATACCCTCGACCAGACCAAAGAGCGCCGACTTGAGCAGCTCGATGCTATCCAAAGACTCCCCCTCATCCCCATCGGGGCAAGACCGATGCCCCGTTTGCGGCGTATCAAGCACAGCCATCATGACAGCGCGCGGACGGCGCCGGGCGACCGACACAAGAGAACCACGACCACTCGCCCGACCGCGCGCAGCTGTGGGACTTCCGTGGAGACGTCGTGGGTAGACTGCAGCTAACGTCCAATGGGCCGCACGTTCTGGGAGGTGTCCGACATGGTGGATTATCGGGACATGGGATACGACAAGATCTTCGTCTCCCTTGACGGCACGGAGCAGCAGGGGGAGGTTCTCGAAAGGGCCATCATCCTGGCAGCAAACAACAACGCGGAGCTCTACGTCGGCCACGTGATCGACTCGACTGCCCTGGAGACCGCCGGGACCTACCCCATGGACCTCCTCGAGAGCCTCGAGAGGGACTTCCGCGGCTCGATCGCCGGGCAGGTGGCCAAGGCCGAGGCGGAGGGCCAGATCAAGAAGGTCGAGGTCACGGTGAAGGCCGGACGCATCCGCGAGACCCTGAAGGAGGAGATGATCGACGTCATCGAGCCCGACCTCATCATCTGCGGGGCACGCGGCCTCTCGTCGATCAAGTACGCCCTTCTCGGCTCGATCTCCACGTTCCTGATCCGCAACGCCAAGTGCGACACGCTGGTCGTGAAGTAGGCTTCGGGGCGTAACCCATCGATGGGGCTGGACCTGCAGGCGACCTCGGCCGCGACCCCGTCCCACGCACCCGTAGCCCCATGGGCCCGCAGGCACCCTACGCCGTCAGGAACACCATCACGACGATCATGACGAAGCCCAGGAGGTCCGCGGGCGAGAAGGACGTTCCCAGCCAGACCACGGAGCTCACCGTGGCCATGACGGGTTCGGTGGTCGCGAGCATGGAGCCGCGCACGGAGCCCACTTCCTTGACGCCCTGCAGGTAGAGGGCATATGCGCCAAAGGTTCCCAGTACGACGGACGCCATGACCAGGGCGACGCCGAAGGCGTCGAGGGCGGGCATGTGCTCCCAGGGATGGCAGAGCGCCGACAGGGCGACGCCCGCGAAGAGGAAGGCCAGGCCGTTGACTGCGAAGTTGCCCCAGCGGCCGATCATGCGCACGGGCTGGATCGCCAGTATCGTGGCGGCGGCGGCACAGGCCAGGCCCCAGAAGAGCCCCATGGGTGGCAGCCGAAGCTCGCCGGGGTTGCCGCCCGTCGCCACCAGGTAGGTCCCCACCACCGCCAGCACCAGCCCGACGAGCTCGCGCCTGCGTGGGCGGCGGCGGTTCACGACGCAGACGTAGGCCATGACCAGCACGACCTCGAGGCTCTGCAGGACCGTCGCGGTCGCGGAGTTGGTCCAGTCGATGGCCTCGAGGTAGGCGACCTGCGAGAGCAGGATGGAGCCAAGGGCGATGCCCAGGACCCCCCAAAGCGCATGGTGGTCGTGCAGCAGGCCGTGAAGCCGCCCGGGAGAGGTCACGCGCGCGGCGATCAGAAACAGCCAGCAGGCGGTGAGCTCGCGTGCGCTGGCGAGCCACAGGGGATCGACGCCATAGGCGTCCATAAGCACCTTGGACACGGTGCCGTTGATGCCCCAGAGCGTACCTCCCAGCAGCGTGAAAACGATGCCCCTCAACAGCGTCTTGCCATGGGACGTGACCGGACGGGACCCTCCTGACGGCCGGGGGTCGCCCGCCAGGTCCTCGCCTGCCGCGCAGGCCTCGCCCGCCATGCGGGCCCCATCCGCCACATTCGCTGCGGCCCGCTCGTCCCTCGCGGCACAATTGCTCACGGCATCCCCCGCACGCTCTGGTGATTGTCTGGCGCATTGCACCTTAGCACCGTCCGTCGCGACAGGGCCACCGAAAGGACAGGTAGAGTGGGGGCTGTCGGAAAGCACACATCACCTCTTGGGGCGCCACGCCTCGAGACGGCCAGGCTTGGAGCGCGCATGTCAGACAACACCAGCGCAAGGACACCCTTCACCACCTGCGACCCAGCCCTCGCGGCGGGCACAAGCCACGCAGGCTTCACCGTCACGTCCGCGATGGCGCTCCCCGAGCTGTCGGCGACGGCCTACGTGATGCGCCACGACGCCTCGGGCGCCCGCGCGCTATGGATCGCCTGCGACGATGACAACAAGTCCTTCTCCATCGCGTTCAAGACCCCTCCCTCGGACTCCACGGGCGTGTTCCACATCCTGGAGCACTCGGTCCTGTGCGGCAGCGATCGCTTCCCCGTGAAGGAGCCCTTCGTCAGCCTGCTCAAGACCTCCATGCAGACCTTCCTGAACGCGATGACCTTCCCCGACAAGACCATGTACCCCGTGGCCTCGACCAACACGCAGGACCTCGAGAACCTCATGGACGTCTACCTGGACGCGGTGCTGCACCCGGCCATCTACCGGCGCCCGCGCATCTTCGAGCAGGAGGGCTGGCATCTCGAGCTGGCCGAGAGGGACGGCCCCCTCAGCTACAACGGGGTGGTCTTCAACGAGATGAAGGGTGCGCTGTCGGACCCCGACGACGTGATGTTCCAGGCGCTCAGCGCTGCGCTCTTCCCCGACACCGCCTACCGCCACGAGTCGGGCGGCAACCCGCGTGCAATCCCCACCCTCAGCTACGAGCGCTTCCTTGACGCCCATGCCCGCCACTACACCCTGGCGAACAGCTACACCATCCTCTACGGCAACCTCGACATCGACCGTGAGCTCGCCTTCATCGCACGGCGCTTCGATGGGGCGACCGAGGGCGGCTGCGGCGCGCCCAACCCCCTCGACGTCCAGGCTCCCGTGCGAGCGCCTCTCGCACGCGTGGAGATGGCCACCGCGCCCGAGAACGCCTCCGTCGGCCTTGCCTACGTGGTCGGCCTGGCCACGGACCGGGAACGCGTCCTGGCCACGGACGTCCTGCTGGATGCCCTCTGCGGCTCCAACGAGTCACCCCTCAAGCGCGCCGTCCTCGACGCGGGCCTGGGCGACGACCTCATCGCCTCCCTGATCGACGGTGAGCTCCAACCCCAGGCCATGTTCCAGCTCAAGGGAGCCAGGCCCGGCGTGGCGGCACGGTTCCAGCGGCTTGTGGAGGACGTCTGCGGCAGGCTCGTGGCAGACGGGATCGACCGCACGCGCCTCTCGGCATCGCTCGCCCAGGCCGAGTTCAACCTGCGCGAGGGCGACTGGGGCTCCTGCGGCGATGGCGTCGCCCTCTCCATGCAGGTCCTCTCGAGCTGGCTCTACGACGACGGCCATCCCGTGGACTACCTGCGCTACCAGGATGCCATCGACCACATGCGCGCGGGCCTGGAGTCCGACTACTTCGAGGGGCTGCTGCGCGGGCTGATATGCGAGTCCATGCACTGCGCGGCCATCGAGCTGGTGCCCACCACCTCGGGCGCGGCAGACGAGGAGGCCTGCGAACTGAGGGATCTCAAGGAGGGGCTCACGGACGCGGAGCTTGACGCGATCATCGCCGAGGTGGGGTGCCTGCGTGCGGAGCAGGAGGCTCCCGACGAGGCCTCCGACCTGGCCAAGCTGCCACGCCTGGGTGTCGACGACATCGCAGATGCGCCCGAGGAGAGGCCGCTTGCGCAGGTGGAGGCCCCCCTCCCCTGCCTCTACCATGACCTGCCGACTCACCGGATCGGCTACGCCTACCACTACTTCGACCTGCGTCGCCTGACCTTCGAGGAGCTGCCCTACGCCGCCGTCCTGGCCGAGCTCCTCGGCAAGCTCGATACCCGCGCGCATTCCGCCGCCGAGCTCGACACGCTGGTCGAGGAGAACCTCGGCAGCCTGGACTTCTTCTGTGAGACCTACGGCCGGGACGACGATGCGACCTTCGCCCACCCCGTGCTGGTCGTAGGTGCCAGCGCCCTGTCCGAGCGCATGGCACAGCTGGCCACGATACCCTCCGAGGTATGGTCCTCGACGTCCTTCGCGGACGACGACCGCATTCTCGCCGCGCTGACCCAGCGTCGCGTCGCGCTGGAGCAAGGCTTCGCCAACCTGGGACACTCCTGTGCCTCATCGCGCCTCGCCGCGCACCTCTCGAGTTCGGCCGCAGTGGCGGACCAGATGGGAGGCGTGGGCTTCTACCAGTTCCTGAAGGGGCTTCTCGCCCACTGGGACGAGCGCAGGGACGCCCTGGCCTCCAAGCTCGCCGAGCTCCAGCGTCGCGTCTTCACGGCGGACGAGGTCACCGTGAGCTTCACCGGCAGCCATGAGGACCTCGCGCGCTTCTGGGAGGTGGGCGGGACCCTGGGGCTCGCCGCCGTCGACGGGACTTCCGGGGAGGCCTGTGCCCACCGGCTCGAGGCGCCGCTTCCCTCACCCGCAAACGAGGCGTTCGTCATCCCCTCCAACGTCAGCTTCGTCGTGGCGGGCTCGCCGCGCTCCGCGCTCGACACGGGCAGCATCGGCGACTGGCAGGTCGCGGCACGTGCCCTCTCCTTCGACTACCTGTGGAACGAGGTCCGCGTGAAGGGTGGGGCCTACGGCGTTGGCTTCCGCCGCACTACCCCAGGAAACCTGCAGTTCTGGTCGTATCGCGACCCCAGCGTCGACGCGACCCTCGGGCGCTACCGCACCGCAGCCGCCTGGCTTGCGGGCTGGGCGGGGACGCAGGAGGAGCTGGATGGCTACATCGTCTCGGTCATCGCAGCCCACGACGCGCCAGCCAAGCCACGCGCCATCGCCCGCCGACAGGACAGCGAGCACTTTGGCGCACGGCCTGCCGACTGGCGCGCACAGATCCGTGCGCAGGAGCTTGCCGTGACCGCAGACGGAATCCGTACGCTCGCGAGGCCCTTGGCCGACCGACAGGAGGAGCGCCTGGTCTGCGTCTTCGGCCCACGCGAGGCCATCGAGGCGTCCTCCGTGCGCTTCGACAGCATCGTGGACCTGATGGGCAATGCCTAAATCAGGCCCAGGCGCACGCAGGCGTTGTAGATGCCGTCGTGGTCCACATCGTCAGTCACGTGATCGGCATGGCGCTTGACCAGGTCATAGGCATTGCCCATCGCCACCGAGGTGCCACAGACGCCAAACATGCCCAGGTCGTTCTCTCCGTCGCCAAAGCAGATGGTCTCCTCGGGGCGCAGGCCAAAGAGGTCGAACATGCGCAGGACACCCAGAGACTTGCCGCCATGCTTGGGCATCACGTCCACGAACTTGTCGGTCCAGCGCGTCACCTTGAGGTCGTCGGTGGCGTCCAGGATCTGTTGCTCCTCGCCCGGATAGACATAGGCGTTGATCTGGTAGACGTCGCCGTCCAGGGCCCACTGGAGGTCGCCCTCGGGGTAGCTCTGGTTGGCGAAGTGCTCCATGTCGCGGACGCGGGAGCTGTGGTCGCTGGCGTAGCAGCGCTCCGCCTCCTGGAACAGGGCGGGATAGAGTCCCTGGCGCACCTGTCCCACGACGGTCGCCACGTCATGCCCGTTGAGCGGGTTCTTGTAGAGGACCCTCTCCCGCGTGTAGCAGTACTGGCCGTTGATCGTGACGAAGGCGACGAAGCCGCCCAGGTCAAGCGGCTGCAGCGTGTACTTGGGACGACCGGTCGAGAGAAACGGCATGATGCCGTTCGCGCGCAACCTCCTGAGCGCCTCCTTGGTGGATTCTGGCTCGCAGTTCTGCTCCAAGCTCACGAGGGTGCCGTCGACGTCAAAGAACGCGGCGCGGATATCCTCGAGCTTCTTCCATGCGGTCATCCTCGGTCTCCTTAGCTGGCGCGTGACGCGAAGGCTCAGGCAAGCCACCGACGGGCCGCCTCCCGGCACCTCATTCTGCACCACGGCCAACCCGCGCGAGCCTCGGCGCGTACGGCACCACCCAATGTGGACAAACCGTTGCCCCGCAGGAGGCACGCCGAAGCACCTCTCGCCCATTTGCCAAAAGTGTTGATACAGAACCAATTTGGTACCTGCGCAATGCCTCCCCTCTTAGGAAGTCAAGCGTTATTTCCAACAATATCTAGTATTTTGTTCTCGCATATACCCAACAACTTGTGTCATAGTGTTCTTGCGCACAAGGTGTGGACCGGCTGGGGACATCCCTTCCGGCAGGCACTGGCGTGCACCACCTTTCCAACGGCACAGCAGTGCAGAGTCAGACAGGGCAGCAGCGCAGGGCCAAGCAAACGGGAGAAGACATGAAGATCATCAAGCGCAACGGCTCCGAGGTGCAGTTCGACCTCGAGAAGATCGTGAATGCCATCAACGCCGCAAACGCCGAGGTGACCGCCGACGAGCGCCTCACCGAGCGCGAGGTGCGCTTCGCCGCCCTGAATGTCGAGGACGCCTGCAAGGCCGCAGGCCACACCGTCACCGTCGAGGAGATCCAGGACCTCGTCGAGGACCAGATCATGGCGCTCGATCGCTTCGCCGTCGCCCGCAAGTACATCATCTACCGCTATCTGCAGAACCAGAAGCGCCACAAGAACACGACCGACGACAAGATCCTCTCGCTGATCGAGTCGAACAACGAGGAGGTCAAGCAGGAGAACTCGAACAAGAACCCCACCGTGGTGTCCGTCCAGCGCGACTACATGGCCGGCGAGGTCTCCAAGGACCTGGCCATGCGCGAGCTGCTCCCCGCCGACGTGGTCGAGGCGCACAAGGCCGGCATCATCCACTTCCACGATGCCGACTACTACGCCCAGCACATGCACAACTGCGACCTGGTGAACCTCGAGGACATGCTGCAGAACGGCACCGTCATCTCCGGCACCATGATCGAGAAGCCCCATAGCTTCTCGACGGCGTGCAACATCGCCACGCAGATCATCGCCCAGGTCGCCTCCACCCAGTACGGAGGGCAGTCCATCTCGCTCGCCCATCTCGCGCCCTTCGTCGACGTCTCCCGCAAGAAGATCCGTCGCCAGGTGTACGCGGAGATGGAGGCCATCGGCGCCCGCCCTGGTGCGGACAAGATCGGCCAGCTGGTCGAGAAGCGCCTGCGCGAGGAGGTGGCCCGCGGCGTCCAGACCATCCAGTACCAGGTCGTGACGCTCATGACCACCAACGGCCAGGCGCCGTTCATCACCGTCTTCATGTACCTCAACGAGGCCAAGGACGAGCAGGAGAAGAGCGACCTCGCGCTCTGCATCGAGGAGATGCTCCGTCAGCGCTATCAGGGCGTCAAGAACGAGGAGGGGGTCTGGATCACCCCCGCCTTCCCCAAGCTGATCTACGTGCTCGAGGATGACAACGTTCACGAGGGGGACCCCTACTTCTACCTCACCCGCCTTGCCG belongs to Olsenella uli DSM 7084 and includes:
- a CDS encoding insulinase family protein: MSDNTSARTPFTTCDPALAAGTSHAGFTVTSAMALPELSATAYVMRHDASGARALWIACDDDNKSFSIAFKTPPSDSTGVFHILEHSVLCGSDRFPVKEPFVSLLKTSMQTFLNAMTFPDKTMYPVASTNTQDLENLMDVYLDAVLHPAIYRRPRIFEQEGWHLELAERDGPLSYNGVVFNEMKGALSDPDDVMFQALSAALFPDTAYRHESGGNPRAIPTLSYERFLDAHARHYTLANSYTILYGNLDIDRELAFIARRFDGATEGGCGAPNPLDVQAPVRAPLARVEMATAPENASVGLAYVVGLATDRERVLATDVLLDALCGSNESPLKRAVLDAGLGDDLIASLIDGELQPQAMFQLKGARPGVAARFQRLVEDVCGRLVADGIDRTRLSASLAQAEFNLREGDWGSCGDGVALSMQVLSSWLYDDGHPVDYLRYQDAIDHMRAGLESDYFEGLLRGLICESMHCAAIELVPTTSGAADEEACELRDLKEGLTDAELDAIIAEVGCLRAEQEAPDEASDLAKLPRLGVDDIADAPEERPLAQVEAPLPCLYHDLPTHRIGYAYHYFDLRRLTFEELPYAAVLAELLGKLDTRAHSAAELDTLVEENLGSLDFFCETYGRDDDATFAHPVLVVGASALSERMAQLATIPSEVWSSTSFADDDRILAALTQRRVALEQGFANLGHSCASSRLAAHLSSSAAVADQMGGVGFYQFLKGLLAHWDERRDALASKLAELQRRVFTADEVTVSFTGSHEDLARFWEVGGTLGLAAVDGTSGEACAHRLEAPLPSPANEAFVIPSNVSFVVAGSPRSALDTGSIGDWQVAARALSFDYLWNEVRVKGGAYGVGFRRTTPGNLQFWSYRDPSVDATLGRYRTAAAWLAGWAGTQEELDGYIVSVIAAHDAPAKPRAIARRQDSEHFGARPADWRAQIRAQELAVTADGIRTLARPLADRQEERLVCVFGPREAIEASSVRFDSIVDLMGNA
- a CDS encoding Cof-type HAD-IIB family hydrolase, which encodes MTAWKKLEDIRAAFFDVDGTLVSLEQNCEPESTKEALRRLRANGIMPFLSTGRPKYTLQPLDLGGFVAFVTINGQYCYTRERVLYKNPLNGHDVATVVGQVRQGLYPALFQEAERCYASDHSSRVRDMEHFANQSYPEGDLQWALDGDVYQINAYVYPGEEQQILDATDDLKVTRWTDKFVDVMPKHGGKSLGVLRMFDLFGLRPEETICFGDGENDLGMFGVCGTSVAMGNAYDLVKRHADHVTDDVDHDGIYNACVRLGLI
- a CDS encoding glutamate ABC transporter substrate-binding protein, whose translation is MALSDIMLDRRQVIGLGFATAAGLGIAGCSTNDAASTDSMPTDASSQTGAIDASAFDALLAAGAVADDASVSASSWAKRIKDAGSFRLGGVQTSTLFAQLDETDGKLRGFDAGLAQLLVRYILGDESKYDFTQVTSSTRESVLQNDQVDAVFATYSITDDRKKAISFAGPYYTSQQGILVAASNSDINSVDDLADKNVAVQSGSTGPQIVAELAPKAVTQEFTTDEEARTALEQGRVDAYVIDVTMQLSSIAKNPGKYRLAGEAFGPTDAYGIGLPLDSDGVAFVNAWLKAIEDDGTWGKLWKVCIGDRTAVASVPKPPAIGA
- a CDS encoding universal stress protein; this translates as MVDYRDMGYDKIFVSLDGTEQQGEVLERAIILAANNNAELYVGHVIDSTALETAGTYPMDLLESLERDFRGSIAGQVAKAEAEGQIKKVEVTVKAGRIRETLKEEMIDVIEPDLIICGARGLSSIKYALLGSISTFLIRNAKCDTLVVK
- a CDS encoding amino acid ABC transporter permease; protein product: MSFSELLTSYGDLYVQAFLNTWSMTLVSFACCMLLALAVTVMRVSPVRPLRMAGDLYVQIFRNIPGISLLVILVYALPNLKVVLDYRLCVIITVVLVASSFGSENFMSGINTIGVGQIEAARSLGMSFPTMLRLVVIPQALRSAVLPMTNLFVAVLLTTALGSQVPLNPAELTGLVSYINTREVGGIVPFALSALLYATSAFAIGVVGNAVDRKVRIVR
- a CDS encoding undecaprenyl-diphosphate phosphatase, with product MDSIELLKSALFGLVEGITEWLPVSSTGHMLLLNEFVRLGSSTDFWDMFLVVIQLGAILAVCVMFFGELNPLSRRKEPAARRSTWALWAKIVVACLPAAAIGIPLDNWMEEHLGSPFVVAAALIAYGVLFILIETRREHKAELASSMGEGSPSVRGKHLAAPSPEGDGSHAKASPADRDARIQDTEDIDWPTAIGIGCFQVLSMVPGTSRSGSTIIGGLLLGCSRTVAAEFTFYLAIPVMFGASALRLAKYFLKGNVFTMEEAAVLLVGCAVAFLVSLLVIRFLMGYIRRHDFKPFGWYRIALGIATIAYFGLRLVA
- a CDS encoding DMT family transporter — encoded protein: MSNCAARDERAAANVADGARMAGEACAAGEDLAGDPRPSGGSRPVTSHGKTLLRGIVFTLLGGTLWGINGTVSKVLMDAYGVDPLWLASARELTACWLFLIAARVTSPGRLHGLLHDHHALWGVLGIALGSILLSQVAYLEAIDWTNSATATVLQSLEVVLVMAYVCVVNRRRPRRRELVGLVLAVVGTYLVATGGNPGELRLPPMGLFWGLACAAAATILAIQPVRMIGRWGNFAVNGLAFLFAGVALSALCHPWEHMPALDAFGVALVMASVVLGTFGAYALYLQGVKEVGSVRGSMLATTEPVMATVSSVVWLGTSFSPADLLGFVMIVVMVFLTA